The window CCAGCGCCGCGATCGACCGTCTCACCCCGAGTTGGGCGTACTCCCGCGAGGTCGCCTGCAACAGCCGCGGCGCGGCCATCCAGGCGCCCGCGAGGATCCCGGCCGCGCCGATCGCGAGCAGTACGATTCCCGGCAGTCCGAGTTCGACCCGGAAGAGGTTCTCGAGCGGGCCAGTCGCGAGGCCGACCTGCGACCCGCCCGAGGAGAAGGCGACGATCCCGCCGAGGACGAGCAGGAACGAGCGGATCCCGCGCTCGACGGAGACGAGGACCCGCTTTCGTACCCAGTAGAACCAGAGAGCACCGAACCCGAGGGTCACGATGGCGGCACCGAGATCAGTACCGGCGATCAGCTCCGGACCGCCTCCGATCCGTCTAGAGACGAACCGGGCGAGCGTCCCCCCTGATCGGCTTCGGGATCGGGAATGACACCGAGTCGGATATTGGCGACGATTGCGCCGACGAGCCCTGCCAGTAGCGGGACGCCGATCGACTCGGGGATGTCGTCACGGCGGAGTGTGATCGCAGTCGCGTACGCCAGTCCACCGGACATGAAGGGCACGAGCAGCCAGAACGTTCCGAGCCGCTGGTAGGTGTCCATCGCCGGGTCCCCGCCCAGCGAGAGTCCGACGCCGATCATCGCACCGGTGGTCGCGAACGCCGCCGGGATCGGGTATCGCGTGTAGATACCGATCGCCATGAAGCCCGCCGCGGTTAGCAGGCCGGCCGTCGCGGCAAGCGGCGTGATCGTCACGCCGTCGATCAGGTCCGCGCCGACCGTCTCCGAGATGCTGCCACCCTGCATGAGCGCGCCCGCGGCCGCGAGCAGGCCGATGACGAACGCGGCCTGCATCGTCGAGATGGCGTTCGCGCCGATCGCGGGGGCGAACGGCGGCGAGTTGCTGTTCGCTCCCAGCACCCAGGCCATGAACAGACAGGTGGCGACCGCGGCGGCGACGAGCCCAACGAACGACGGATCGACCATTCGGTTCCCGATTGTTCACTGTCCTGACGCAAAAGCGTTCGTCCGCCGGTCCTGCGAGGATCGCGCGGGACCGACGACTAGCCGACGTATCCCAGCGCCTGCAGCCGCTGTTCCACGTCCGAGTCGGCCGTCCGTTTCTCGAGGTCCGAGTCCGGTTCGTGCGTTTCCCGGTCCGTCGCGGACGTGGTCACCCACGGCACCGTCCGCACGGAGGGGTGGAGACAGCCGACCGGGTGGTCGTAGATCCCCCACTCGCCGAGCGCGTCGCCGTGATCGGCCGTGATGGCGACCCGATCGGCGTCGACGTTCTCGAGGAGGAGTTCCACGTCCTCGAGCGCGCGACGCAGGTTGTCCTGGTAGGCGGCCCAGAACGTCTCGAAGTCGATCTTGTCCTTCCGGAGCGCGTCGACGACGGTGTCCGACAGCGCCGGACCGAACGGTTCGGCGTCGAATCCGGCGTCCAACCCGAGGAAGGGGTGGTGGGGCTGGACGTAGTGGACGATCAGCCGATCCGGATCCGTCTCGCGGGCGGCCCGGATGGCCCTGTCGGTGACCGGACGCGGCGGGACCGTATCGTGCTCGTCGTCCCAGCCGTACCGCCAGACTTCGTCGAGGTCGCCGAACCGGTCGCCGGAGAGGATCCGCTCGGAGAAGACGTTGCTCGTCACGTACGTGGTGTTCGCCACCTCGTCGTCGTACTCGTCGGTGAACGTCTTGGCCATCCACTCCTTGGACATGCTCCCGACCGATTCCATCCGTTCGATCTCCGCGTCCTCGAGGAAGGCGTACTCGTCGGCGACCGAGCGGAGTAGATCGACCCGACACGCGTCCAGAATGATCAACACGTCCCAGTCGCGCTCGTAGACGTTCGTCCCACGCGGGAGCGGCCAGGTGAGCCACCAGAGCCCGGTGTACAGGTCGTACGCGACGTCCCCGACGCCCTCGAGTCCCTTCTCCCGGATCTTCCGCGCGGAGACCCGGAGCCAGTCGTCGAATCCCATTCTCTCCGTGGATATCCCACGGAAGCGGTAACTATCTACTGGAACGGTTCGCGAGCAGAACGTTGAATAGCCGACCGACGCGTCGTTAGGATGATGCCATCGGTAGTCACTCGCGTCGTCGAAAAAGCGGGAACGATACTCGCCGTCGGCGCGCTATTCGCCGTCGGGTTCGTAACGGGGGCGGACATCTGGACGGTGGCGCTCTCCCCACTCATCATACTGGATTTCTTCGAGAGCGCGGTGTACGTGGGAATGTTCACCGTCGCGATCGCCGGGACGGGAGTACTCCTCGCATACGACGTCTGGCGGGGCGGATCGTCGGCGGCGTCGACGAGTCGGCTCACGTCCGGCCCCGCCGTGCGGGCGATCGTCCCCGCCTACAAGGACGCCGATGTCGTCGACGAGAGCGTTACCAGTCTACTCGAGAACGAGTACGACTCGCTCCGGATCTCCGTCGTCGTCGAACCCGACGACGAGCGGACTCGAGCGCGCGCGAGCGAACTCGCGGAGCGCTACGACGCCGTGGACTGCGTGATCAACGGATCGCCGGGGTCGAAAGCGACCGCGATCAACACTGCGGTCGAACGGAGTTCGGCCGACTACTTCGTCGTGTTCGACGCCGACGAACGGGCCTCCCCCGAGTTCGTCTCCATCGCGATGGGCGAACTCGTCGGCGACGCGGACGTCTTCCAGGGTCGACGGATCCCGCGTCCGACGGGCCCCGTCGAGACGCTGGCCTACTGCGAGCGTGTCGTCGTCCAGGCGGGATACATGATCGGCGAGTTCGTCGGGTTCACCCACTGTCAGAGCTCCGCGACCGGGTTCACCCGGGAGGCGTTCGAGGCCGTCGGCGGCTACGCCGACGTGTTGACCGAGGACATCTACTTCTCCCACCAGTGTCACAAGGCCGGACTGACGGTCACCCAGAACCGGCGCTGCACGAGCACGATGGAAGCCCCCCACAGCGTCCGAGACCTCTGGGGCCAGCGCAAACGGTGGCGGATCGGCCACGTCCAGGTATCACATCTGCGTCTCTCGGAAGCGCTCAAGGGCGACGTAGACGTCGACGACCTCGTCTCGATCGGCCGGGCGGTCGGCGCCGTTCTCGCGGGCGCCACGTTGCTGGTGCTCACCGCACATGTCCTGTTCCTGTTGCTGTTCGACCCCGGTTCGGCGATCGCCGCGCTAGTCGCGATCTACGGGCTGATCGCCGGCGTCTGGAGCCGCGACCTCGTCGACGGTCGGGTCGCTCCCCCATCTTGGACCGTCTTATTTGCGCCGCTCGTCTACCTGGGTCACGGCGTCCTGACGGTAAAGGCGATGTTCGAGTACGGCCTGACCTGGGACGGCGAGTGGTACCAGGTAACGAAGACCGGCGCCTGACCGACTGAAAGACTCGATATCGTGTCCGATTCCGATCCAGACCCCGAGACCGATACCCCCTCCGACGTCGAGGCGACCGCCCACCGGAACGAGGAGTCGGCCGTCACCCTCGGCGCGGGGTGGGGCGATCGCAGGACGGTCGCAAAGACCGGCCTGGGATTTCTCGTGGCGGTCGTCCTCGTCTACCTGCTCGGGGCCGCCATCGGCTGGGACCGAACCGTCTCGCGGCTCCGGACCGCCCAACTCGAGTGGGTAGCTGCGGCCTGCGTCTCGACGCTATTGTGTCTCGTCGCCTGGGGGAAGACCTGGCACGTCGTCCTTCGAGCGATCGGGGTCACCGTCCCGTTCCGGAAGCTGATCGTGACGTTCTTCGCGGCGACGTTCGCCAACTACGTCACGCCGATGGGGCAGGCCGGCGGCGAACCGTTCATCGCGTACGTGCTGGCCCGCGACACCGAGGCGACCTTCGAGCAGAGCCTCGCCAGCGTCGTCACGGCCGACCTGGTTCGACTCCTCCCGTTTTTCACCGCGGGCGGGCTCGGCATCGGCTACCTGCTGTTTACCGCCCAGCTCGCGGGGCCGATCGAACGCTTCGCCGTCCTGCTCGGGGCCCTCGCCGTGGGGCTGCCGGCCATCGCCGTCGTCGGCTGGCGATTCCGGGAGCGGCTTCGGGATCTCGTCGTACGTGCGCTCGCTCCCGTCGCTCGCCGAACCGATCGGCTCTCGCTCGAGTCCGTTCGCGACCGAATCACCCGTCTCTACGGATCGCTCGAGGTGATCGCCGATTCGCCCCGCGTCGTCGCCACGGCGATCGCGTTCGCGTACGTCGGCTGGGTGCTGTTCGCGATTCCGCTGTACTTCGCCGGCCTCGCGCTCGGGACGCCGGTATCGGCGTTGCTCGTGTGCTTTCTCGTCCCGGCGAGCGTCATCGCCGGCTCGACGCCGCTGCCCGGCGGGCTCGCCGCCATCGAGGGGACGCTCGTCGCGCTGTTGACGGCGCTTACGGCACTTGCGACGGCCGACGCGCTCGCGGTGGTAGCGATCTACCGGCTCGCGAGTTACTGGCTGGTGATCGTCGTCGGCGGCGTCGCCGCGTTGTGGGTGATCCGGCGCGTCTGATGTTTTCACTCCCCACGCTCAACTCCCCTCCGACCCCTCGGTACGCTCGGTCTCGAGGCCGTCATCGCCGTCGTCGCCGGCCGTTCCGTCCGTCGCCGAATCCGGGGTCCCCTCGAACGTCCCCGACTCGGGCCGAACGACGACCGTCGAGGCGCGCATACCGTCGACCCCCGTCACGGTCAGTTCGTGGTCGTCGATCGACACCCGGTCGCCGGACTCGGGCGGCCGACCGAGTCGATCGAGGACCAGGCCGCCGATCGTCTCCACGGCGTCGTGGTCGAAGGCGGTCCCGAGTTCCTCGTTGACCGTCGAGAGGGCAACGCCGCCGTCGACGGCGACGCCCTCGTCGCTCGCGTCGCGGTCGATCGACGGCTCCCGCGAGGGGACGTCGAACTCGTCGTGGAGGTCACCGACGACCACCTCGACGACGTCCTCGACAGTGACGATCCCCTCGAGGACGCCCCACTCGTCGATCACAGCGGCCATCTGGGCCCGTTCCCGCTGCAGGTCCGAGAGGAGATCGCTGACGGCGACGGTTTCGGGGACGACGGGGATGTCGCGGGAGATGTCGCCGGCGGTGGTCGCGCGGTCGTCTTCGTCTCCGACTTCGCCCTCGCTCTCTCGGGTCCCGGCCCGAATCACGTCCTTGGCGTCGACGAGCCCGACCACCCGATCGGAATCGTCCGCGTCAACTACGGGATACCGCGTGTGGCCCGTCTCGACGATCCGGTCCCGCAGGTCCGCGAGCGGGAGGTCCGCGGGGACGCTCCGGACGTCAGGTCGCGGAACCATCACCTCTCGCGCCGTGACGTCATCGAGTTCGAACACCCGTTCGATCATTTCGACCTCGTCCGCGGCGACGTTGCCCTCCTCGCTGGAGCGGGAAAGCGCCATGCGGAGTTCCTCCTCGGTGAACGTCTCGTCCGTCTCGGAGGCCGGCGGGATCCCGATCAGCCGGGTGAAAGCGTTGGCCGTCCCGTTGAAGACGACGATCCCCGGCACGAACAGGTAGTAGAAGACCTTCATCGGCGCGGCGACGAGCAGCGCGATCCGTTCGGCCCGGGCGATGGCGATCGTCTTCGGCGCGAGTTCGCCGAACACGACGTGGAGGAACGTGATGACGCCGAACCCGACCGCGAAGGCGACGAGGTGGACGAGATTCTCGGGGAGGACGGGTCCGACGACCGGTTCGATCAGCGCCGCGACCGCGGGTTCGCCGATCCAGCCGAGCCCCAGCGACGCGATCGTGATCCCTAGCTGGGTCACGGCGAGGTAGCTGTCCAGGCTGTCCATCACCTCGGCGAGCAGCGGCGCGCCGGTCTTCCCGTCCGCGACCATCGACTCGACAGCCGTCGAGCGCACCCTGACGAACGCGAACTCGGCGGCGACGAAGAACCCGTTCAGGGCCACGAGGACCAGTGCGGCACCGACTCGAGCGCCGGAGAGGGCGAGGTCTACCATCGTCCGTTCGCCTCCGTCCCGGATCTGCCCGGCCGGTTCGGATCACTCGCTCCTCTCAGCGGGATAAGACGATCGAACATGGCCTAACGACCGGGTGGCTCCCACTAAACGGTACCGTCGATACGGAGAACCGACGACCGCTACCGATTTAGGGTGTTCGCCCGAATCTCGAGGCATGAAAGTCGAATTCGACGAGGACACCTGCATCGGGATGTTCCAGTGTGTTGCCGAGTGGGACGCCTTCACGGAGGACAAGACGAAGGGGAAAGCCGTCCTCCAGGACAGCGAGGAGGTCGAGGACGGCGTCTTCGTCCGGGAGGTGCCTGAAGACGCGGAACTCGACGCGAAGTTCGCCGCCCGAACCTGTCCCGTCGACGCCATCAGGATCTACGACGACGACGGCGAGCAGTTGATCCCCTGAGTAGTACGGTGTCGTCGGACCGCCGCGTCGATCGGGTCCGCTTCGGCCGACCGACGCGGCGTCGACCTCGAGCGGGCGACGGGTGACGGCGTCGATCTCAGTCGCAGACCAGACGCGTCACCTCGTGCAGGCTCGTAACCTCGTGGGTCGGCGTCGCTTCGAGGTCACGGTCCCGGCAGTGTGACCGACGGACGAACACCGAGTCGAGCCCGGCCCGTTCGGCCGCGATCACGTCGCTTTCGCTGTCGCCGACGTAGAGCGCCGACTCGGCCCCGACGCCGAGGTCGGCCAGGCCCCGCTCGAGGTAGTGGGTGTTCGGTTTCTTCAACTCGAGGCTCTCGATCGTCATCTCCCGGCCGTAGTAGGTGTCGAAGGACCCCGCCAGCCCGAAGTGGTCCAGGACGAACTC of the Halobiforma lacisalsi AJ5 genome contains:
- a CDS encoding hemolysin family protein, with amino-acid sequence MVDLALSGARVGAALVLVALNGFFVAAEFAFVRVRSTAVESMVADGKTGAPLLAEVMDSLDSYLAVTQLGITIASLGLGWIGEPAVAALIEPVVGPVLPENLVHLVAFAVGFGVITFLHVVFGELAPKTIAIARAERIALLVAAPMKVFYYLFVPGIVVFNGTANAFTRLIGIPPASETDETFTEEELRMALSRSSEEGNVAADEVEMIERVFELDDVTAREVMVPRPDVRSVPADLPLADLRDRIVETGHTRYPVVDADDSDRVVGLVDAKDVIRAGTRESEGEVGDEDDRATTAGDISRDIPVVPETVAVSDLLSDLQRERAQMAAVIDEWGVLEGIVTVEDVVEVVVGDLHDEFDVPSREPSIDRDASDEGVAVDGGVALSTVNEELGTAFDHDAVETIGGLVLDRLGRPPESGDRVSIDDHELTVTGVDGMRASTVVVRPESGTFEGTPDSATDGTAGDDGDDGLETERTEGSEGS
- a CDS encoding ferredoxin, which translates into the protein MKVEFDEDTCIGMFQCVAEWDAFTEDKTKGKAVLQDSEEVEDGVFVREVPEDAELDAKFAARTCPVDAIRIYDDDGEQLIP
- a CDS encoding lysylphosphatidylglycerol synthase transmembrane domain-containing protein — protein: MSDSDPDPETDTPSDVEATAHRNEESAVTLGAGWGDRRTVAKTGLGFLVAVVLVYLLGAAIGWDRTVSRLRTAQLEWVAAACVSTLLCLVAWGKTWHVVLRAIGVTVPFRKLIVTFFAATFANYVTPMGQAGGEPFIAYVLARDTEATFEQSLASVVTADLVRLLPFFTAGGLGIGYLLFTAQLAGPIERFAVLLGALAVGLPAIAVVGWRFRERLRDLVVRALAPVARRTDRLSLESVRDRITRLYGSLEVIADSPRVVATAIAFAYVGWVLFAIPLYFAGLALGTPVSALLVCFLVPASVIAGSTPLPGGLAAIEGTLVALLTALTALATADALAVVAIYRLASYWLVIVVGGVAALWVIRRV
- a CDS encoding glycosyltransferase, which encodes MPSVVTRVVEKAGTILAVGALFAVGFVTGADIWTVALSPLIILDFFESAVYVGMFTVAIAGTGVLLAYDVWRGGSSAASTSRLTSGPAVRAIVPAYKDADVVDESVTSLLENEYDSLRISVVVEPDDERTRARASELAERYDAVDCVINGSPGSKATAINTAVERSSADYFVVFDADERASPEFVSIAMGELVGDADVFQGRRIPRPTGPVETLAYCERVVVQAGYMIGEFVGFTHCQSSATGFTREAFEAVGGYADVLTEDIYFSHQCHKAGLTVTQNRRCTSTMEAPHSVRDLWGQRKRWRIGHVQVSHLRLSEALKGDVDVDDLVSIGRAVGAVLAGATLLVLTAHVLFLLLFDPGSAIAALVAIYGLIAGVWSRDLVDGRVAPPSWTVLFAPLVYLGHGVLTVKAMFEYGLTWDGEWYQVTKTGA
- a CDS encoding alkaline phosphatase family protein yields the protein MGFDDWLRVSARKIREKGLEGVGDVAYDLYTGLWWLTWPLPRGTNVYERDWDVLIILDACRVDLLRSVADEYAFLEDAEIERMESVGSMSKEWMAKTFTDEYDDEVANTTYVTSNVFSERILSGDRFGDLDEVWRYGWDDEHDTVPPRPVTDRAIRAARETDPDRLIVHYVQPHHPFLGLDAGFDAEPFGPALSDTVVDALRKDKIDFETFWAAYQDNLRRALEDVELLLENVDADRVAITADHGDALGEWGIYDHPVGCLHPSVRTVPWVTTSATDRETHEPDSDLEKRTADSDVEQRLQALGYVG